The segment aaaaaaaaagaaaaaaacaacaaccatgaAGTGGTTCTACATATGTCAGACAAGTTATTCTGACAAGCCCAACTCCCTGAGTAGCCCTTTTTAAAGCTAGCACTCCAAACTATACCACATATTCTAAAACTAATTTTGTTTAAGaatgtaaaaattttagaaataatgtttcattagGCATCCCACTGATTCTTCCCATTCATTCTCTGATatgtttcagtgttttttttttgagatgaatgtCTTGCTGTCCTGCTAATGACAACATTACTCCTTTGGCAATAATCAGGGAACCATGGAAGCATCTTTCTTGTACGGATAATATAAAAAGTAGActcactgggtgcggtggctcacacctgtaatcccagcactttgggaggctgaggcgggtggatcacctgaggtcaggagttcgagactagcctggccaacgtggtgaaaccccatttctactaaaaatacaaaaattagccgaatgtggtagcaggcgcctataatcccagctacttgggaggctgtggcaggagaactgctttaacccgggaagcagaggttgcagtgagcagagattgtgtcattgcactccagcctgggcgacaagagcgaaactccgtctcaaaaaaaaaaaaaaagtagactcaCAGTTCAGAACGCCACTTGCCTTCCTACATGGAAACATTTTCATGTCTGAGTGTCAAGTGTGAGACACAGTAGTAATCAAAGAGACTGACCAACATTTTCCATCCCTACAGATACAGTCCTTAGCACAGAGATGGCACTGTCATAAAAAGCAGAAATGGTCTACAGTGCTCAGATTTCTTTAAGGAAATGACAAGTTTTGAAAATCACTAGAACCTAGCAGTAGCACAGCCAGAACAGAATTTCTTTATTTCCCGTGTCATCCTGCTAAATATTTTCCAAGCTATTGATGCTTCAGGAAACTTGGATACGTAGGTATGGCAAAGAAAAATCTAGGAAAAATAGCTCCCAAGAATTCAGAGGAACTGGCCGAGtaatttcacttgtttttttttttttttttgagatgaagtcccactctgttgcccaagctggactgcaatggtgcgatctcagctcactgcaacctctgcctcccaggttcaagtgattctcctgcctcagcctcccgagtggctgggattacagacacccgccaccacgcctggcttatttttatatttttagtagagacggggtttcactatgttggccaggctggtctcgaactcctgacctcgtgatccacctgcctcggcctcccaaagtgctgggattacaggtgtgagccaccgcgcccggcctcagtaatttcacttctaagaatttaaggaaataatAGAACAATATACAAAGaatgtgtacacatgtgtacacaagatgtacacttacacacacacctatataagAAATAAGACTAAAAAGAAACATATACCAAAATCTCAACAGTGGCCTTCTCTGAGTTGTGGGATtattagtaattaaaaaaaaaaaaaatctggccaggcgcggtggctcacgcctgtaatcccagcactttgggaggccgaggtgggcggatcatgaggtcaggagatcgagatcatcctggctaacacagtgaaaccccgtctctactaaaaaaaaaaaataaaaaattagctgggcgtggtggtgggtgcctgtagtcccagctactcgggaggctgaggcaggagaatggcttgaacccgggaggcggagcttgcagtgagccgagattgcgccactgcactccagcctgggcgacagagcgagactccgtctcaaaaaaaaaaaaaaaaaaacctatgctTACCTgtattctctttttctgtatGTATAGAACTTGCATAATAATTAGgaaaggcattgagatgtttCCCAAAAGTATTAAGTACACACTGCCATGTATTAGAGAAAGATGCAAAACATGAAACCTTTTGGAGAAACCAAGTAGCccatgacataattttatatccTAAACTAACAAGCCAACTGcgtaagagacttttttttttgagagacagacacggtctcactctgtcacccaagatggagtgcagagacatgatcacagctcactgcatccttgacctcctggactcatgcAATCCTACCACCTGAGtcccccaaggagctgggactacaggcatgagcactaattttttttatttcttatagagacagggtcttgctatgttgcctatgctcgtctcgaactcctaacctcaagtgatcctctcaccttgtctttccaaagtgttggcattataggcgtgcgccactgtacctggcctaaaaGAGATTTTTTAAGTATTacatgccttttaattttttttttcttttttttttttttttgagacagtctccatctgtcccccaagctggagtgcactggcacaattttggctcactgcaacctccgcctcctggattgaagtgattctcctgcctcagcctccccagaagctgagattataggcatatgccaccacacccggctaattttttttttttttttttgggtatttttagtagagacgggattccaccatattggttaggctggtctcaaactcctgacctcaggtggtccacccaccttggcctcccagagtgctgggattacaagtgtgagccactgtgcctggccccttttaatttttcttaaaaatttactCTTCTTCACCCTACAATCATTTTAACACTTCCACAAGTTTTGCATCTCTGGAAGGAGAAAGACAAATGATTAATTCTTCTGCTACTTTTGTCTGCAGAAAAATCTGTACCTAATGGTACAAACTATCAATCTGATAGTTTGAGGTTTAAAATACTAATAATTCTGTTTTAGAATTCCATCTACTTCCATCCCTTCTCACTTACCCCAATGTCCAAAATCCCACGTCTAGGAGAGTAAAATTAGGACAGGCATCCTTTTCCCCCCAGATATTCACATACGTATGTATATGAACATATACGtgtgcatatttatttacattcactTATACTTAACATGCACTTAAGGTATAAAGCAAAAAAATCTAGATACAGAGGCCATTGTCTTGACAATATAATTACTAGGTTTAAGGCCTGGAAAATGCAGCTTACCATGTAAAAATATCTCACCACAAGAAATCAGTAATTTTCAAAGCTGGTAAAACTATcaattctacttaaaaaaataactcGAGGCTACAGGTAGGTTGATCGGGTAGATAAATACTAAAATTAATACCAACTGGGTTGCTATTAAGCTTACCTTACAGCTTTGAAAAACTCTGATTTCTTGTGGGTTTCAGTGGTGAGCTGCATTTCCTTAGTTTCAGCCGACTTCCCAGCAGGAATTCGAGTCTGATGAAAAATCAAAAAAAGGAAGCCCTCACTGAGAAACATACTGGTATCATTCACTGAGTGGGGATggtgaaaaaggaacatatttctAAAGGTAAATTtacattagtaatatatatatgcttatatggCAAATACAGATTTAATTTCTTATGGCAGAAAGAACAATTAATTTTCCTTGAAAACCTGATTGCTTTTTCTACAACGTGTTTGCTTTTACCCTACCTACCTCTTTGAGATATTCATTAGTCATAGTTCACCCCTTAAGTgcaagaaatcaaaacaaaaaacctttaggTCTAAATTTGAGCAACAGTTGTAAGACATCTTCTGGCAGCAACGCTGGGATcttacagcagaaaaaaaaaattagtgaaacaAACCTTTATCAATTTTTTGCATCACCTTTATCAACTGGGATACTACCTCTCAAATTTGTGACAAACAAATCTGGAAATCTTGCTTAATCTATATAGAGATAggttataattttaaagtaaatatttgataatttcaAGAAAAAACATGTTTTCTAAAATGTCTTTAACACAGTAATTCACAATAGTATACATTTCTAAAAGCTGACTTAGAAATAGAACTTTGCTTTAAAAACATCCTGAAATATGTACCTTTCATTAATTATTCTGAATTATAAGGTTTATCATATTTAAACTTTGTTCTAGACTAGTATTGTCAATAAAGCAACAGTACTCACATGTAGTTAagcttaaatttaaattaattaaaattaaataaaataaaaagttcagttCCTCAGCTGTACTAGCAACCTTATTAGTGTACAATAGCCATGTGAGGTTAGTGGCTACCTTATGGAACAGCACAGATCCAGAGCTTACCGCAAGAAGTTCTAttgaacaggccgggcgcagtggctcacgcctgtaatcccagcactttgggaggccgaggcgggcggatcacgaggtcaggagattgagaccatcctggctaacacagtgaaacctcatctctactaaaaatacaaaaaattagctgggtgtggtggcgggcacctgtagtcccagctactcaggaggctgaggcaggagaatggcatgaacctgggaggcagagcttgcagtgggccgagatcgggccactgcactccagcctgggtgacagagtaagactctgtctcaaaaaaacaacaacaacaaaaaagaagttcTATTGAATAGCATTGCTGTAGACAGAACCTAAATGGTGAGATAGCATAGTTAAAAGGCCTTACCCGGTCTGAGGAGGTGTGGGTGTGTAAACGGGCTGGGCTGGCCTAAGTACCGGTTTGGAATCCTCTTTTCTGGGACAGGCTGAAGGGAGTACCTTCGCTGTGAACACAACATACATCCTGAATGAAGaataaagagaatgaaatgaaacaacAGATCTAGAAAGTCTTCATGATATAAATACACTTACCTATCTCTAGCAGTTTAGATgctttagaaaaatgcaaactaatatttccttccttctctccttcaatattcatttatttatttttaagacagagtctcactctgtcacccaggctggagtcagtggcgtgatcttggctcactgcaacctccgcctcctgggttcaagtgattctcctgcctcaagcctcctacgtagctgggattacaggtgcgtgccaccatgcctggctaatttttgcagagactgggtttaaccctgttggccaggctggtctcgaactcctgacctcaagtgatcggcccacctcagcctcccgaagtgttgggattacaggcttgagccactgcacccggccctcctTCAATATTTATATGGCCTTTGCTCTGTGTCAGACTCTGTGTTGGGCCctaggaaaacagaaatgagatCATCTTTACCCTCAGAGACATTTGTCTGCTACaatattttatacacatacacacacacacacatatatatataataaaggtATGAATAAGGAGctatgaaaacagaagaaaggaacCAAAAAAGGCAGGGGAAGGATATCACAGACGCAGTCTGAAAGGATATCACAGACATAGCATAAAGCTGCATCCTAAAACTCAGGAAAAGataatcaacattttttattGAGAATATGTTAAGCATGAGAAAATATGCACAtgctatttcatttaatcttggAATGTTAGAGctagataaaataatttatgaaaaatgcTTAATCATAAGAGTACAACAAATGTTACTGTTATTagcattaattaaaaaattctttgcacATGATTGGAACATGTGCAAAGAAAGACACATGAATGACAAGGCTATATGCTGTGGTCTTTAAAGAATGCACAGTCTAGTGGAGGTGAAACAAAACAGAGCACTACAATATTAAACGGTGAATGCAATGGTGGATTCACACATAAGGAGTTttgtttgttgggttttttttttttttttttttttgagacaggtctcactctgttgcccaggctagaatgtaatggcatgatcatagctcactgcagccttgttcCTCTGGGCTTAGGCagtaaatgaaatgaaacaatagATCTAGAAAGTCTTCATGGTATAAATGCACTTATCCATCtccagcagtttggaaactttagaaaaatgcaaactaatatttccttccttctctccttcaatatttattcatttatttttaagacagagtctcactctatggcccaggctggagtcagtggctcagcctcccaagtagctgggactacaggtatgtgccaccaagcctggttaattttttttatttttggtagagatgaggtctcactatgttgcccaggttggaaacCCACACCAATTTCTTTGTAATCATCTTAGAagctatgatttttcttttttttaaatctttttagaaGAAGCTATGATTTTTCTAAACAATCCTCTACAAACTTAAGTGGAATTAACTTTTAAGACTTTTCTCTCccaaatacatatattattattcataattCATAGTCCTTACAGAAATTGTATGTTCACAAGGAGATTGTACAGTATTGATTGTTGAGATTAAACAGAGAGGACCTAGTGAGCAGCAAGGGGGAGGGATAAGAGCAAAGATTATGAAGTCAAATAaacctgagtttgaatctcagcttCTCTGGTACTAACTGTGTAACCTTGTCCAGAATACTTCTCTGAGTCTGATTCTGTGTTTGTAAAATAATGACGATAATGCCTACCTCATGTGACAGTTAAAAATCTAATTCCTTAATTCAGAATACAAAACCTTCAAAGCTCTCTTACCTTCCTGAtcttttcctctccctccagCAGCACTAACCCGCTAGTGGAGTAGGCTGCTGTTGCACTGgtaatttctcttgtgatttctctctcctcctgcacCTTCTCCACATGCACGCTTGTGCACAAATACTCATGCACACATAGTGTCTTCTGTAATCTCATTTGGGagtaaaatttcagaatataaaaagTTAACTGATTCCTTTTTCAATGCTCATATGAAATAATCCTAGCATATCCTTCTATTCTGGACCACTCTCAAGCAGAGGGAGCTTAACTTTAATAAATTCAAAGCAAACAAGTAACACTTTAACAGGAGACATAAATTGAGATGTTTATTcccagtaaattttttaaaaaggtctcaATAGCTTTTTACTTAAACATCttttgcccaaagtcatataATTAGTAGCAAAGCTGGTGTGTTAAGTCCTATTTCAAAAATATCCAGTTGATAAGCTTCAAACTCTTTTGCTTAGGAAACTTCATGATTTGGATTCTGCTCCTTTATCTGACCGAATCCTCAAAAAACATTACAGCCACACTAAGCTACTTGAAGAACCCCGGCTAAATCATTCTGTATCATAATAgcatttgcattaaaaaatatagttCTCTTAGTCTAAAGTGGACACTGCCTGCTTATACGAATACACAAATCCtaaaaaaaatcagctcaaaCATCACTTAATGCAGGAGACTTCTCTTACTCTTCTCACACCTACTGCCTCTGTTCTGCTTGTTTCAGATGTCTTCCTCAACGTTcctatgatttctattttaataccTACTACACTTCACATAATTGCTAATCAGTTTGCCGTTCTACTATGAACGATCTTTGGAAGCAGAGATCACTTGTTATTTGACTTTATTTTCCCAGTGACTTGATTTGGAATGTATTTTGAAGTTAAAAGTTAGTAAGTCTGGCTTCGGATTGGacataagaaataaagaaaaaagaggaattaaTTCTTGATTTTTGATTTGAACAAGTGAACAAATGGTTGTACCATTACATGAAATAAGAAAGCCTGAGATATTTATGGGAAATAAATTTAATGGAGAGGTCAAATGAGCAATCTTAATTTCAGGGAGAAAAGTGCTAGGCTAGATATATAAATTAGGGTGTTATAAGCACACAGATGGCATCTAAAGCCCTGGGAATGGGTATTACCCAGGGAGACTGAACAAAGCCTGGCACTGTAATATTTTAGTGTGAGAAAgagcacaagagaaagaaggaaaactagAAGAATGTGGTatttagggccgggcatggtgactcacgcttgtaatcccagcactttgggaggccgaggcaggcagatcacttgaagccaggagttcgggaccagcctggccaacatggctaaaccctgtctctacccgccgcccccctactccccccacaaaaaaagtgTGGTATTTAGGAAGTTAAAAAACAAGTGTTTTAAGAAGTGGGGAGGACTataccaggtgcggtggctcacacctgtaatcccagcactttgggaggctgaggtgggtggatcacctgaggtcaggagtttgagaccagcctgaccaacatggaggaaccctgtccctactaaaaatacgaaattagccgggcatggtggcgcatgcctgtaatcccagctactcgggaggctgaggcaggaaaatggcttgaacctgggaagtggaggttgctgtgagccgagatcacaccattgcactctagcctaggcaacgagagtgaaactccatctcaaaaaaaaaaaaaaagggcagggagGGCTCACAGTATGGCAAGTGCTTCAAAATATAAGGAAGCCAAAAGGACAACCACTGGATATGGTAACATCAAAGTCACTGGAGACCCTGGCAATTTTAGCAGAGTAAAGACGGAAGACAGACTGGAGTGTGCCAAGGAGGGAATAGGATGCAAGAAAGCAAAGACACTGAGACAATACTCTGGTTAAGTTTTGTTGTGAAGAGGCAGAGAAAATGGCACAGCAGATGGCTGGGAGGCAAAGGATCATCAAAGAAGGGTATAACTGCAGAAACAAGTGTCATGTTATAACTTTACACTCCACTGAAATTAGTTTTTTCAAACTATATGAATTTCTTAAGAGCTGAATTTCCTATTTTCTACCTTCTCTCTGTATCAATCAtagtgtcagaggcatttgaaccagagcaactccatcttcaGTAGGGGTTTGGTAAAATAAGGCTAAGACCTGCTGGGCTACATTCCCAGTAAGTTAAGGCAGTCCCAATCACAGAATGaaataggaggtcagcacaaaatgcAGGACATAAAAACCCTGCTAATAAAACACGTAGGTTatagtaaagaagctggccagctgggtgtggtggctcacgcctgtaataccagtactttgggaggctgaggtgggcggatcatctgaggttgggagtttgagatcagcctgaccaacatggagaaaccccctctctactaaaaatacaaaattagccgggcatggtggcacatgcctgtaatcccagctacacagtgggctgaggcaggagaatggcttgaacccgggaggtagaagttgcagtgagccaagatcccaccattgcactccggcctgggcaataagagtgaaactctgcctcaaataataataataataagataaaataaagtcCCTGTCAAATTTAGACATTGCAAACATCTCCTACACTGTCACCTTCCTGTGAACTTTACCTGTGATGTTCttagtaataaaaatgttcaaaaaaaaaaaaaggagctggcCAAACCCCACTAAAACTAAGATGGCAATGACAGTAACCTCTgattgtcctcactgctacactcccaccagcgccctaagagtttacagatgccatggcaacgtcaggaagttatcctatatggtctaaaacggggaagcatgaataatccactTCCTGTTTAggatataatcaagaaataaccataaaaatgggcaaccagcagcccttggggctgctctgcctatggagtagccattctttattcctttactttcttaataaacttgctttcactttactctgtgtattccactcaaattctttcttgcacgagatccaagaaccatctcttggggtctggattgggacccctttccagtaacagtaGGTTCTCAGTATCTGTTTGTGGAATGCCTAGAACCTAAACTCTTTAAGTCCTAGTCCGAGaaatgcagtagagtggaatgaGGAGAACTTGAAATTAGACTCaagtttaaaaatcagatttttcaCTAACAAGCTATGTagccttaggcaaattactttcTCTCTCAGAATGTCTATTTTCTTATgggcattaaatatttatttcgcTAGAATGCTGTGTCAGTTAAATGAGCACTTGCTACAGTGTGACTCAGAGGGTACTCAAATAATGTTCAACATTATTGGTTATTATTTCCAGTGGCAGGCAAATTATAATCATGGGTATGCCACACATAAGTACATGTAAGCACATATACTGGAGAGAATTTAAATTGAGTTTTAAGCATTTCACAATACCTCTCAAAAATgagtatataaaaaaatttatgcaAAGCAAAAAAATATTCAGACCTGACAAATGGTCTTGAAAGACTAGAAACATACACTACAGTTTTAGATTTCATTAGAGTATCATTTAACTGAGGGGTTATAAATgtgatggaaaataaaataaacacaacatagaggaagaaaaacaaagatcatTATAGGGAATTTTCTGAGACAATAAAATGAGCCGGTATAGAATATAAGTCCTTTAAATTCGGGTCTAGACTGCTGGTAATTTATCCCCAAAGAAAATCACCTTTGGTCTGTTTCTAACTGGGCTCTTGAATTCTACTTTCCCATACATGGCTGAATTTCAAAATAGTAGCCACTGATCCATTACAAATCTAAATCACATCATTAAACTTGCATATTCCCCACTCCCCACAAAGGCTTCCCATTGTACTTGAAATAAGTGCTAGCTTTATGTGCAACAGCCCCAACTGgcaacaaccaaaatgtccatcaacatggccagtggctaccatattagatCACTATGTGGCTGACTGTCATATAGGTCTCACCAATAATGTCATCTCCTCAGAAGCCTTCTAAAACCAATCTAAAGTAGCGCTCTGCCCCCAGCAcattgctctttattttttttggagccCATATCACATtatctcaaattattttatttgttctcttATTTGTATTCTATTATAATGCAAGCACCAGGAAAACTGGTGTCTTTTGTTCAATACTGTTATCACCAGTGGCTAaaatggtgcctggcacaaagtagacaTTCAGTAAGTATACAGTGAATACATAAACACACAACTTTCCAAATCTTTAATTACATGTTTTATAGCAGTAAACCTTCGGTGGACAAAGATACTATAATCTCAAATGACTTACCCCTGGCATGCAGAAAGTTAACTTATCAGGCTACTTCCTCCAAGAGGCTTTCATTGACACCCCCAGCCTGAGCTGTCTCATATAATTGTTTAGCATCCAGTACTTCCTCTCATCATAACTATTATATTGTAACTAAGTTACTTGTTTGTATCCCCCACTGAACTGTCTCTTGACTGAAATAAATGTCAACTGCTTGAATACTTTCTTCACCCGTAAGTCACTACTTCATTTTTCTAAACCAAAGCGTAGAAGAGCTGGGAAGTAATTAAGGCCCAGTAATCTAGAGGTCATATTATGCAAGGGATATGCTGTGGCTATTAGCAACAGATTCCATTGGCTTATGAGGCACTGCCTGAAGCTTCCAGGGAAATACATAGGGGAAACAGTCCAGAGGATTCAGGATGGTCTGGTACGACTCTGGACTAGCTCTATCTGGAAGGTCCAGTCCCCACACTGACCCCAGAATGACACCATAATGCAGCCCTCTCTGACATATTTGTAACTCTGCTTGCCACATAATCAGTATCCTCATCTCCTAGCACATGGTAATAACATTGTCTTTAACATAAAAATGTACCTATTTGCAGTCACTACCTGTATCACCACCACCAGCAGAGCCTGAGCTGAGGAAACCACGGTTCTCAAGACCCAGCACACGCACTTCCAATCATCTAAAACATGGTGGATTACTATGAAGTTCTAGGAGTGCAAAGATATGCTTCACCTGAGGATATTAAAAAAGCTTATCATAAAGTGGCACTTAAATGGCACCCTGataaaaatccagaaaataaaggagaagcagagagaaaattcaaagaaGTAGCTGAGGCATACGAGGTATTATCAAATGATGAAAAACGGGACATTTATGATAAATATGGCACAGAAGGATTAAACGGAGGTGGAAGTCATTTTGATGATGAATGTGAGTATGGCTTCACATTCCATAAGCCAGATGacgtttttaaagaaatttttcatgaaagggatccattttcttttcacttctttGAAGACTCGCTTGAGGACCTGTTAAATCGTCCAAGAAGCTCCTATGGAAACAGAAACAGAGATGCAGGATCCTTTTTCTCTACCGCCAGTGAATATCCAATTTTTGAGAAATTTTCTTCATATGATACAGGATATACATCACAGGGTTCACTGGGGCATGAAGGccttacttctttttcttccctggcTTTTGATGATAGTGGGATGGACAACTACATATCTGTTACAACTTCAGACAAAATTGTTAATGGCAGAAAtgttaatacaaagaaaattattgaaagtgatcaagaaagagaagctgaagataATGGAGAGTTgacattttttcttgtaaatagtGTGGCCAATGAAGAGGGCTTTGCAGAAGAATGCAGCTGGAGAAGACAGTCATTCAACAACTATTCACCAAATTCTCACAGCTCCAAACATGTATCTCAATATACTTTTG is part of the Symphalangus syndactylus isolate Jambi chromosome 18, NHGRI_mSymSyn1-v2.1_pri, whole genome shotgun sequence genome and harbors:
- the DNAJB7 gene encoding dnaJ homolog subfamily B member 7, whose amino-acid sequence is MVDYYEVLGVQRYASPEDIKKAYHKVALKWHPDKNPENKGEAERKFKEVAEAYEVLSNDEKRDIYDKYGTEGLNGGGSHFDDECEYGFTFHKPDDVFKEIFHERDPFSFHFFEDSLEDLLNRPRSSYGNRNRDAGSFFSTASEYPIFEKFSSYDTGYTSQGSLGHEGLTSFSSLAFDDSGMDNYISVTTSDKIVNGRNVNTKKIIESDQEREAEDNGELTFFLVNSVANEEGFAEECSWRRQSFNNYSPNSHSSKHVSQYTFVDNDEGGISWVTSNRDPPIFSAGVKEGGKRKKKKRKEVQKKSTKRNC